The genomic interval GTGAAATGGCTGTTGCTTACAAACAATTCACAGAAATTGCTCGTGAAATTGAAAGAGAACATACAAAACTTTTAGTTTTAGATGAACCTACAGCTGTTTTAACAGAAGATGAAGCAGAAATTTTATTGGAAACAATGAAAAAACTATCAGCTAAGGGAATAGCAATTATCTTCATAACTCACAGACTTAATGAAATAATGGCTGTATCTGATAAAGTAACAGTTTTAAGAGATGGACAACTTATAAATACAGTTCCTACAAAATCTACAAATGTAAATGAAATTACAGAATGGATGATAGGAAGAAAAGTAAATTCTTCGTCTGATGCTAAAAAAGTTGCTCATGATGATCTTGAAACATTGTTAGAAATCAGAGATTTATGGGTTGATATGCCAGGAGAGATGTTAAAAGGTTTAAACTTAGACATTAAAAAAGGAGAAATTCTTGGTTTAGGTGGTATGGCAGGACAAGGAAAAATAGCAGTAGCAAATGGAATAATGGGACTATTTAAATCAAAAGGTGATGTAAAATACAAAAATGAAGCCTTAGTTTTAAATAAACCAACATATCCTTTAGAAAAAGGTATCTTCTTTGTTTCTGAAGATAGAAAAGGTGTTGGATTACTTTTAGATGAAAGTATAGAAAGAAATATTGCTTTTCCTGCTATGCAAATTAAAAAACAATTCTTTAAGAAATTTTTAGGAGTTTTTAATGTAATAGATGATAAGGCTGTTACAGAAAATGCAAAGAAATATATAGAGAAATTAGAAATAAAAAGTATGGGAGAAAAGCAAAAAGTTGGAGAACTAAGTGGAGGAAACCAACAAAAAGTTTGTGTGGCTAAGGCTTTCACTATGGAACCTGATCTATTATTTGTTTCAGAACCAACAAGAGGTATAGATGTTGGAGCTAAACAATTAGTTCTTGAAACTTTAAAAGAATATAACAGAGAAAGAAATACAACTATAGTTGTAACTTCTTCAGAAATAGAAGAATTAAGAAGCATTTGTGACAGAATTGCAATAATAAATGAAGGTAAAGTCGCAGGAATATTACCAGCTAGTGCAGGAATACTAGAATTTGGAAAATTGATGTCAGGAATAAAGGAGGGGGAAT from Fusobacterium pseudoperiodonticum carries:
- a CDS encoding sugar ABC transporter ATP-binding protein, whose product is MSNTLLKIENLSKSFGENTVLKDINLELNEGEILGLVGENGAGKSTLMKIIFGMDVIRETGGYNGKISFDGKEVNFASPFDALNAGIGMVHQEFSLIPGFKVSENIVLNRESIKNNVVTHFFGDSISKIDQKENMKRTQEAISKLGVNLTGQEQISEMAVAYKQFTEIAREIEREHTKLLVLDEPTAVLTEDEAEILLETMKKLSAKGIAIIFITHRLNEIMAVSDKVTVLRDGQLINTVPTKSTNVNEITEWMIGRKVNSSSDAKKVAHDDLETLLEIRDLWVDMPGEMLKGLNLDIKKGEILGLGGMAGQGKIAVANGIMGLFKSKGDVKYKNEALVLNKPTYPLEKGIFFVSEDRKGVGLLLDESIERNIAFPAMQIKKQFFKKFLGVFNVIDDKAVTENAKKYIEKLEIKSMGEKQKVGELSGGNQQKVCVAKAFTMEPDLLFVSEPTRGIDVGAKQLVLETLKEYNRERNTTIVVTSSEIEELRSICDRIAIINEGKVAGILPASAGILEFGKLMSGIKEGE